TCTTGAACGGCATCGGCACCGCTATGAATTCAACAACAAGTTCCGCCAGGTGCTGAGCGATGCGGGCCTGGTGATTTCCGGGGTCTTCCCCGAGGCCGACCTGGTGGAGATCGTGGAACTGGCCGATCACCCCTGGTTCCTGGGCTGCCAGTTTCACCCCGAATTTCGTTCCCGCCCGATGGATCCCCATCCCCTGTTCGAATCCTTCGTCGGCGCCTGCCTGAAACATCGGAAGGAGGTCTGAACGTCATGAGGGGGGAAGTTGCTGTAGGCAACCTGGTCGTCGGCGGCGGCCGGCCGCTGGTGCTGATTGCCGGACCTTGCGTCATTGAGGACGAAACGGAAACTCTGAAGCTGGCTGAGAGCCTCAGGAGTTTGACCGGCAAGCTGGGTATCGGCCTGATTTTCAAGGGGTCTTTCGACAAGGCCAACCGGACCTCCGTCGATGCGTTCCGCGGTCCCGGTCTGCAGGAAGGATTGCAGATTCTGGCGCAGGTCAAACGGCATTTCGATCTGCCGGTTCTTTCCGATGTGCACGAAACGGAACAGCTCGAAGAAGCCGCTGAAGTTCTTGACATCCTGCAGATACCTGCTTTTCTCTGCCGCCAAACCGATCTGCTGCTCGCTGCCGGCCGCACCGGACGGGTGATCAACGTCAAAAAAGGGCAGTTTCTGGCCCCCTGGGATATGACCCATGCGGTTGCCAAAATCGCCTCGACCGGCAATGAAAGGATCCTGCTCACGGAGCGCGGTGCAACCTT
The genomic region above belongs to Syntrophotaleaceae bacterium and contains:
- the kdsA gene encoding 3-deoxy-8-phosphooctulonate synthase, with product MRGEVAVGNLVVGGGRPLVLIAGPCVIEDETETLKLAESLRSLTGKLGIGLIFKGSFDKANRTSVDAFRGPGLQEGLQILAQVKRHFDLPVLSDVHETEQLEEAAEVLDILQIPAFLCRQTDLLLAAGRTGRVINVKKGQFLAPWDMTHAVAKIASTGNERILLTERGATFGYNNLVVDMRSLPIMRRTGCPVVFDATHSVQLPGGAGGSSGGQREFVADLSRAAVAVGVDALFWEVHANPEKALCDGPNSLSLDSLEPMLREIMAIDAVVKQQKSR